In the Phaeobacter gallaeciensis genome, one interval contains:
- the rpsE gene encoding 30S ribosomal protein S5: MAERENRRGRGRREEETPEFADRLVAINRVSKTVKGGKRFGFAALVVVGDQKGRVGFGKGKAKEVPEAIRKATEQAKRQMIRVPLKEGRTLHHDMNGRHGAGKVVMRTAPEGTGIIAGGPMRAVFEMLGVKDVVSKSIGSQNPYNMIRATINGLTKEQSPRAVAQRRGKKVADILPKRDEAPAAEAAEA; this comes from the coding sequence ATGGCAGAACGTGAAAACCGCCGTGGCCGTGGCCGCCGCGAAGAAGAAACACCGGAATTTGCAGATCGCCTGGTTGCGATCAACCGCGTGTCGAAAACCGTTAAAGGCGGTAAGCGCTTCGGCTTTGCCGCGCTCGTCGTCGTAGGCGATCAGAAAGGCCGCGTCGGCTTTGGCAAGGGTAAGGCGAAAGAAGTGCCCGAGGCCATCCGCAAGGCGACCGAGCAGGCCAAGCGTCAGATGATCCGTGTGCCGCTGAAAGAAGGCCGCACCCTGCACCACGACATGAACGGTCGTCACGGTGCCGGCAAGGTCGTCATGCGCACCGCTCCGGAAGGTACCGGTATCATCGCCGGTGGTCCGATGCGTGCCGTGTTCGAAATGCTGGGCGTCAAGGACGTTGTGTCCAAGTCGATCGGCTCGCAGAACCCCTACAACATGATCCGCGCAACCATCAACGGCCTGACCAAAGAGCAGAGCCCGCGTGCCGTTGCACAGCGTCGTGGCAAAAAGGTCGCCGACATCCTGCCCAAGCGGGACGAAGCACCGGCTGCCGAAGCCGCTGAAGCGTAA
- the rpsM gene encoding 30S ribosomal protein S13, producing MARIAGVNIPTAKRVPIALTYITGIGNTSAKAICEAVGIDATRRVNELSDSEVLAIREHIDANYTVEGDLRREVTMNIKRLMDLGSYRGLRHRRNLPVRGQRTHTNARTRKGPAKAIAGKKK from the coding sequence GTGGCACGTATTGCCGGCGTAAACATCCCGACTGCCAAACGGGTCCCCATCGCCCTCACCTATATCACCGGAATCGGCAACACTTCGGCGAAAGCCATCTGTGAAGCCGTTGGCATCGACGCAACCCGTCGCGTCAACGAGCTGTCCGACTCCGAAGTTCTGGCCATCCGTGAGCACATCGACGCAAACTACACCGTTGAAGGTGACCTGCGTCGTGAAGTGACCATGAACATCAAGCGTCTGATGGACCTGGGTAGCTACCGTGGCCTGCGCCACCGTCGTAACCTGCCCGTTCGCGGTCAGCGGACCCACACCAACGCTCGCACCCGCAAAGGCCCCGCAAAGGCCATCGCTGGTAAGAAGAAGTAA
- a CDS encoding trypsin-like peptidase domain-containing protein produces the protein MIRAVLTALMLALALGTQAPAETRVPQSQAEISLGFAPLVKQAAPAVVNIYAKIVTEAPQASPFAGDPFFDDFFRSFSNPRPRVQNSLGSGVILAEDGIVVSNYHVVGMATEIRVVTTDRHEYDARVVLADQASDLAILRLEDAEGLPFLNLRNSDQVEVGELALAIGNPFGVGQTVSSGIISGLARTGTGTGEGFGYYIQTDAPINPGNSGGALIDVNGELIGINTRILSRSGGSNGIGFAIPANLVREFLHQARTGAESFQRPWAGMTGQPVDADLAASLGMPRPEGMLISELHPESPFAKAGFEVGDVVTEVDGEPVNSPSEMVFRMTIAGLGGSSDVARWRGGEKKVVRVEMYSAPDSPAADPVQLGERSPLPGLTVARINPRLIVDLQLPLTAEGVVIADPGPYGARAGLQRGDVLLGINGEAVTAPQDVVDLMGRTQGWLVLDLLRRGQRVSLRFRL, from the coding sequence ATGATCCGCGCTGTTTTGACCGCTCTGATGCTGGCTCTTGCTTTGGGGACGCAAGCCCCTGCCGAAACGCGGGTGCCGCAGTCGCAGGCTGAGATTTCACTTGGGTTTGCGCCGCTGGTGAAACAGGCGGCCCCCGCAGTGGTCAATATCTACGCCAAGATCGTGACCGAGGCGCCGCAGGCATCGCCTTTTGCGGGCGATCCCTTCTTTGACGATTTCTTCCGCAGTTTTTCCAATCCGCGCCCCCGGGTGCAGAACTCATTGGGGTCGGGGGTGATCCTTGCCGAGGATGGCATCGTTGTGTCGAATTACCACGTGGTTGGCATGGCGACGGAAATCCGCGTCGTGACCACTGACCGGCACGAATATGACGCCCGCGTGGTCCTCGCAGATCAGGCCAGCGATCTGGCGATCCTGCGGCTTGAAGATGCAGAGGGCCTGCCGTTCCTCAATCTGCGCAACAGCGATCAGGTTGAGGTCGGCGAATTGGCTCTGGCCATCGGCAATCCCTTTGGTGTGGGGCAGACGGTCAGTAGCGGTATCATTTCGGGGCTGGCGCGCACGGGCACCGGCACCGGAGAAGGTTTTGGCTATTACATCCAGACCGACGCACCGATCAATCCCGGCAACTCCGGCGGCGCGCTGATCGACGTGAATGGCGAGCTCATCGGGATCAACACACGGATCCTTAGCCGTTCGGGCGGATCCAACGGCATCGGCTTTGCCATTCCGGCCAATCTGGTGCGGGAGTTCCTGCATCAGGCCCGCACGGGCGCGGAAAGCTTTCAGCGCCCCTGGGCGGGGATGACCGGGCAGCCGGTGGATGCGGATCTGGCGGCCTCGCTGGGGATGCCACGCCCTGAAGGCATGCTAATCTCCGAACTCCACCCCGAAAGCCCCTTTGCCAAGGCGGGATTTGAAGTCGGCGATGTGGTGACCGAGGTCGACGGCGAGCCGGTAAATTCACCCTCCGAGATGGTGTTCCGCATGACCATTGCCGGTCTGGGCGGCAGTTCGGACGTGGCGCGCTGGCGCGGCGGTGAGAAAAAAGTGGTGCGGGTCGAGATGTACAGCGCCCCGGACAGTCCTGCGGCCGACCCAGTGCAACTGGGCGAACGCAGCCCACTGCCCGGGCTGACGGTGGCGCGCATCAATCCGCGGCTCATCGTGGATTTGCAATTGCCGTTGACGGCCGAAGGTGTGGTGATCGCCGATCCGGGGCCTTATGGCGCACGGGCAGGGCTGCAGCGGGGCGATGTCCTGCTCGGGATCAACGGCGAAGCGGTCACGGCGCCGCAGGATGTGGTCGATCTGATGGGCCGCACGCAGGGCTGGTTGGTTCTCGACCTGTTGCGGCGCGGGCAGCGCGTCAGCCTGCGCTTCCGGCTCTGA
- the secY gene encoding preprotein translocase subunit SecY — protein sequence MVSAAEQMAANTSWSALGKAKDLRNRILFTLGLLIVYRLGTFIPVPGIDASALREFMESAGQGIGGMVSMFTGGALGRMGIFALGIMPYISASIIVQLLTSMVPALEQLKKEGDQGRKKINQYTRYGTVALATAQAYGLAVSLESGDLATDPGMYFRLACMITLVGGTMFLMWLGEQITQRGIGNGISLIIFVGIIAEVPAAIAQFFASGRSGAISPAVLIGVIVMVVAVIMFVVFMERALRKIHIQYPRRQVGMKVYDGGSSHLPVKVNPAGVIPAIFASSLLLLPTTISTFSSGSASGPVMSWLLANFGPGQPLYLLFFVSMIVFFAYFYTFNVSFKPDEVATNLKNQNGFVPGIRPGKKTAEYIEYVVNRVLVLGSAYLAAVCLLPEILRGQFAIPVYFGGTSVLIVVSVTMDTIQQAQSHLLAHQYEGLIEKSQLRGRSKKRTKRGPARR from the coding sequence ATGGTATCAGCAGCAGAACAAATGGCGGCGAACACCAGCTGGTCCGCGCTCGGCAAGGCCAAGGATCTGCGCAACCGCATCCTGTTCACCCTCGGCCTATTGATCGTCTACCGTCTTGGCACATTCATTCCGGTCCCGGGCATTGATGCCTCGGCACTGCGCGAATTTATGGAGTCGGCGGGGCAGGGCATCGGCGGCATGGTGTCGATGTTTACCGGCGGTGCGCTTGGACGGATGGGCATTTTTGCCCTCGGGATCATGCCTTACATCTCGGCATCGATCATCGTTCAGCTGCTCACCTCCATGGTTCCGGCGCTGGAACAGCTGAAAAAAGAAGGCGATCAGGGTCGCAAGAAAATCAACCAGTACACCCGTTACGGCACCGTCGCGCTGGCAACGGCGCAGGCCTACGGTCTGGCGGTGTCGCTGGAGTCCGGCGATCTTGCGACCGACCCTGGCATGTACTTCCGGTTGGCCTGCATGATTACCCTGGTGGGCGGCACCATGTTCCTGATGTGGCTGGGCGAGCAGATCACCCAGCGGGGCATCGGTAACGGTATCTCCCTGATCATCTTTGTCGGCATTATCGCTGAGGTTCCCGCAGCCATCGCGCAGTTCTTTGCCTCCGGCCGCTCCGGTGCCATCAGCCCGGCGGTTCTGATCGGCGTGATCGTGATGGTTGTCGCGGTAATCATGTTCGTGGTCTTCATGGAACGCGCCCTGCGCAAGATTCACATTCAATACCCCCGCCGTCAGGTGGGCATGAAGGTCTATGATGGCGGCTCGTCGCACCTGCCGGTCAAGGTGAACCCGGCGGGCGTGATCCCGGCGATCTTCGCCTCCTCGCTGCTGTTGTTGCCGACCACGATCTCTACCTTCTCGTCGGGTTCGGCCTCTGGTCCGGTAATGTCCTGGCTGCTGGCCAACTTCGGCCCCGGTCAGCCGCTCTACCTGCTGTTCTTCGTGTCGATGATCGTGTTCTTCGCGTATTTCTACACCTTCAACGTCTCCTTCAAACCTGATGAAGTGGCGACGAACCTGAAGAACCAGAACGGCTTTGTCCCTGGCATCCGTCCCGGCAAAAAAACCGCTGAGTACATCGAATACGTTGTGAACCGCGTTCTGGTTCTGGGCTCGGCCTATCTGGCGGCTGTCTGCCTGCTGCCGGAAATCCTGCGCGGTCAGTTCGCCATTCCGGTCTACTTTGGCGGCACCTCGGTTCTGATTGTTGTCTCGGTCACCATGGACACGATCCAGCAAGCGCAAAGCCATCTGCTGGCGCACCAGTACGAAGGTCTGATCGAGAAAAGCCAGCTGCGTGGCCGCAGTAAGAAACGCACAAAACGGGGGCCCGCTCGTCGATGA
- the rplO gene encoding 50S ribosomal protein L15 translates to MKLHELRDNPGAAKKRTRVARGPGSGKGKMGGRGIKGQKSRSGVSINGYEGGQMPLYQRLPKRGFTKPNRKTFAVVNLGLIQKFIDAGKLDAATITEDSLVESGLLRRKKDGVRILAKGDFSAKSNITVTGASKSAIAAVEKAGGTLTVATAAAAE, encoded by the coding sequence ATGAAACTTCATGAACTGCGCGACAATCCCGGCGCCGCCAAGAAACGCACCCGTGTGGCCCGTGGCCCGGGTTCCGGCAAAGGCAAAATGGGTGGCCGTGGTATCAAAGGTCAGAAATCCCGTTCGGGTGTTTCGATCAATGGCTACGAAGGCGGCCAGATGCCCCTCTACCAGCGTCTGCCTAAGCGTGGCTTCACCAAGCCGAACCGCAAGACTTTCGCTGTTGTGAACCTGGGCCTGATCCAGAAGTTCATCGACGCGGGCAAGCTGGACGCGGCAACCATCACCGAAGATTCGCTGGTCGAATCGGGCCTGCTGCGCCGCAAAAAAGACGGTGTGCGGATTCTGGCCAAAGGCGATTTCTCGGCCAAATCCAACATCACCGTGACCGGCGCGTCCAAATCTGCCATCGCGGCAGTTGAAAAAGCGGGCGGCACCCTGACCGTGGCGACAGCAGCTGCTGCTGAGTAA
- the rplQ gene encoding 50S ribosomal protein L17: protein MRHARGYRRLNRTHEHRKALFANMAGSLIEHEQIKTTLPKAKELRPIVEKLITLAKKGDLHSRRNAASRLKEDQYVSKLFDVLGPRYKDRQGGYVRILKAGFRYGDMAPMAIIEFVDRDVNAKGAADKARVAEAEAAADDE, encoded by the coding sequence ATGCGTCACGCACGTGGATATCGCCGCCTGAACCGCACCCATGAGCACCGCAAGGCTCTGTTTGCAAACATGGCTGGCTCGCTCATCGAGCATGAGCAGATCAAAACCACTCTGCCCAAGGCAAAAGAACTGCGTCCGATCGTTGAAAAACTGATCACGCTGGCGAAAAAAGGCGACCTGCACTCCCGCCGGAACGCCGCCTCGCGTCTGAAGGAAGACCAGTATGTGTCGAAACTGTTCGACGTTCTGGGCCCGCGCTACAAGGATCGTCAGGGCGGTTACGTCCGTATCCTGAAAGCCGGCTTCCGTTATGGCGACATGGCGCCGATGGCGATCATCGAATTCGTTGATCGCGACGTAAATGCCAAGGGCGCTGCCGACAAGGCGCGCGTTGCCGAAGCCGAAGCGGCTGCCGACGACGAATAA
- a CDS encoding DUF1127 domain-containing protein: MAYTTSATQTYSFGARIRAAVANFRTTLARRSEYRRTYAELENLSNRELADIGVRRCDISNIARLHAYGN, encoded by the coding sequence ATGGCTTATACAACTTCCGCTACCCAGACCTATTCCTTTGGCGCCCGCATCCGCGCTGCAGTTGCGAACTTCCGCACCACTCTGGCCCGCCGGTCCGAATATCGGCGCACCTATGCGGAACTGGAAAACCTGTCCAACCGCGAGCTGGCCGATATCGGCGTGCGGCGCTGCGATATCAGCAACATTGCCCGGCTGCACGCCTACGGCAACTGA
- the rpsK gene encoding 30S ribosomal protein S11, whose translation MARDKSRTKRKERKNIATGVAHVNSSFNNTKILISDVQGNAISWSSAGTMGFKGSRKSTPYAAQMAAEDAGKKAQDHGVKTLEVEVQGPGSGRESALRALAAIGFNITSIRDVTPIAHNGCRPPKRRRV comes from the coding sequence ATGGCACGCGATAAATCCCGCACGAAGCGTAAAGAGCGCAAGAACATCGCCACCGGCGTTGCACATGTGAACTCTTCGTTCAACAACACCAAAATCCTGATCTCTGACGTTCAGGGTAACGCGATTTCCTGGTCCTCCGCTGGCACCATGGGCTTCAAGGGCTCCCGTAAGTCCACGCCCTATGCGGCGCAGATGGCTGCAGAAGATGCAGGCAAGAAAGCTCAGGATCACGGTGTTAAAACCCTCGAAGTCGAAGTTCAGGGCCCCGGTTCGGGTCGTGAATCCGCACTGCGCGCCCTGGCCGCAATCGGGTTCAACATCACCTCGATCCGTGACGTGACCCCGATCGCGCACAACGGCTGCCGCCCGCCAAAGCGCCGCCGCGTCTAA
- a CDS encoding adenylate kinase yields the protein MNIILLGPPGAGKGTQARHLVETRGMVQLSTGDMLRDAQASGSEMGKKVAEVIARGELVTDEIVIGLIREKIAEGAEGGFIFDGFPRTLGQADALTDLLAEMGQSLDAVVEMAVDDAALVARITGRSTCGDCGEVYHDETKPWPADGKCANCGSSNIKRRADDNEESLKTRLMEYYKKTSPLIGYYYAKGKLNKIDGLASIDEVQASIAKVLD from the coding sequence ATGAATATTATTCTTTTGGGCCCGCCGGGCGCGGGTAAGGGCACGCAGGCCCGTCATCTGGTCGAAACCCGGGGCATGGTACAGCTCAGCACTGGCGACATGCTGCGCGATGCGCAGGCTAGCGGCAGCGAGATGGGCAAGAAGGTGGCCGAGGTCATCGCCCGCGGTGAGCTGGTCACGGATGAGATCGTAATTGGTCTGATCCGCGAAAAGATTGCCGAAGGCGCCGAGGGTGGTTTCATCTTTGACGGCTTCCCGCGCACGCTGGGGCAGGCAGATGCCCTGACCGACCTGTTGGCCGAGATGGGGCAGAGCCTGGACGCCGTTGTTGAAATGGCGGTGGACGATGCAGCGCTGGTGGCGCGGATTACCGGCCGGTCGACCTGCGGCGATTGTGGTGAAGTCTACCACGATGAAACCAAACCCTGGCCCGCCGATGGCAAATGCGCCAACTGCGGCAGCAGCAACATCAAGCGGCGCGCGGACGACAACGAGGAAAGCCTCAAGACCCGTCTGATGGAATACTACAAGAAGACCTCGCCGCTGATCGGCTACTATTATGCCAAGGGCAAGCTGAACAAGATCGACGGTCTGGCATCCATCGACGAGGTTCAGGCCTCTATCGCCAAGGTTCTCGACTGA
- a CDS encoding replication-associated recombination protein A — translation MADLFDSDAPQPTGGEEPNRPLADRLRPRSLSEVIGQQQVLGPEAPLGVMLASGSLSSLVFWGPPGVGKTTIARLLAKETDLHFVQISAIFTGVPDLKKVFEAAKHRRANGQGTLLFVDEIHRFNKAQQDGFLPHMEDGTILLVGATTENPSFELNAALLSRSQVLVLERLPLADLELLTQRAEKELGRALPLTGDARDALQEMADGDGRALLNLIEQVSAWRVESPLGREALATRLMRRAAKYDKSGEEHYNLISALHKSVRGSDPDAALYWYARMLEGGEDPRFLARRLTRMAVEDIALADPQAQAVCLQAWETYERLGSPEGELALAQAVIYLALAPKTNAGYMAYKAARRLAKETGSTPPPKHIMNAPTKLMTEQGYGAGYQYDHDAEDGFSGQNYFPEGVKRPVLYQPVERGFERELKRRTEFFAKLRLQRNS, via the coding sequence ATGGCAGATCTTTTTGACAGCGACGCGCCACAGCCCACGGGCGGCGAAGAACCGAACAGGCCGCTGGCGGACCGTCTGCGCCCGCGCTCCCTGTCCGAGGTGATTGGCCAGCAGCAGGTGCTGGGACCGGAGGCACCGCTGGGTGTCATGCTGGCCTCGGGATCGCTGTCCTCTTTGGTGTTCTGGGGGCCGCCGGGCGTGGGGAAGACCACCATCGCGCGGCTTCTTGCTAAGGAAACCGATCTGCATTTCGTGCAGATCTCGGCCATCTTCACTGGCGTACCGGATCTGAAGAAGGTGTTCGAGGCGGCCAAGCACAGGCGCGCTAACGGGCAGGGGACGCTGCTGTTCGTTGATGAGATCCACCGTTTCAACAAGGCGCAGCAGGACGGATTCCTGCCGCACATGGAGGATGGCACCATCCTTCTGGTCGGGGCCACCACCGAAAACCCCAGCTTCGAGCTGAACGCCGCTCTGTTGTCGCGCTCGCAGGTGCTGGTGCTGGAACGCCTGCCGCTGGCGGATCTGGAACTGCTGACCCAGCGCGCCGAGAAGGAACTGGGTAGGGCGCTACCGCTGACCGGCGATGCGCGCGACGCGCTGCAGGAAATGGCGGATGGCGATGGGCGTGCGCTGCTCAATCTGATCGAACAGGTCTCTGCCTGGCGGGTCGAGTCGCCGCTCGGGCGCGAGGCGTTGGCGACCCGGCTGATGCGGCGGGCGGCGAAATACGACAAATCCGGCGAAGAGCATTACAACCTGATTTCGGCGCTGCACAAATCCGTGCGCGGCTCGGATCCCGATGCGGCGCTTTACTGGTATGCGCGCATGCTGGAGGGCGGCGAGGATCCGCGTTTTCTGGCCCGGCGGCTGACCCGGATGGCGGTCGAGGATATCGCGCTGGCGGACCCGCAGGCGCAGGCCGTCTGTCTGCAAGCCTGGGAGACCTACGAACGGCTCGGTAGCCCGGAAGGGGAGCTGGCGCTGGCGCAGGCGGTGATCTATCTGGCACTCGCGCCAAAGACCAACGCGGGCTACATGGCCTACAAGGCCGCCCGACGGTTGGCCAAGGAAACGGGCAGCACGCCGCCACCGAAACATATCATGAATGCCCCGACTAAGCTGATGACCGAACAGGGCTATGGCGCGGGCTACCAGTATGATCATGATGCCGAGGATGGCTTTTCCGGGCAGAACTATTTCCCCGAAGGCGTCAAACGCCCGGTTCTCTATCAGCCCGTCGAGCGCGGGTTTGAACGGGAATTGAAACGGCGGACCGAGTTCTTTGCCAAGCTGCGGCTACAGCGGAACAGTTGA
- the rpmD gene encoding 50S ribosomal protein L30, with protein sequence MAKTIVVKQIGSPIRRPAKQRQTLIGLGLNKMHKTRELEDTPAVRGMINKISHMVEIVEEKG encoded by the coding sequence ATGGCTAAAACCATCGTTGTAAAGCAGATCGGCTCCCCGATCCGTCGCCCCGCCAAACAGCGTCAGACGCTGATCGGTCTGGGCCTCAACAAGATGCATAAAACCCGCGAGCTGGAAGACACCCCGGCCGTGCGTGGCATGATCAACAAGATTTCGCACATGGTCGAGATCGTTGAAGAAAAAGGCTAA
- a CDS encoding DNA-directed RNA polymerase subunit alpha, with protein MIHKNWAELIKPTQLDVKPGNDPARQATIVAEPLERGFGLTLGNALRRVLMSSLQGAAITSVQIDNVLHEFSSVAGVREDVTDIILNLKGVSLRMEVEGPKRLSINAKGPAVVTAGDISESAGIEVLNRDHVICHLDDGADLFMELTVNTGKGYVSAEKNKPEDAPIGLIPIDAIYSPVKKVSYDVQPTREGQVLDYDKLTMKVETDGSVTPDDAVAYAARILQDQLSIFVNFDEPESAGRQDEDDGLEFNPLLLKKVDELELSVRSANCLKNDNIVYIGDLIQKTEAEMLRTPNFGRKSLNEIKEVLSGMGLHLGMDVEDWPPDNIEDLAKKFEDSF; from the coding sequence ATGATCCATAAAAATTGGGCAGAACTGATCAAGCCGACACAGCTTGACGTGAAGCCGGGCAATGACCCCGCACGGCAGGCAACCATCGTTGCAGAGCCGCTTGAGCGTGGTTTTGGTCTGACACTGGGCAACGCACTGCGCCGCGTCCTGATGAGCTCGCTGCAAGGCGCGGCCATCACCAGCGTTCAGATCGACAATGTTCTGCACGAATTCTCCAGCGTCGCCGGCGTTCGCGAAGATGTCACCGACATCATCCTGAACCTCAAAGGTGTGTCGCTGCGCATGGAAGTCGAAGGCCCCAAGCGCCTGTCGATCAATGCCAAAGGCCCCGCAGTTGTCACCGCTGGTGATATCTCGGAAAGCGCCGGTATCGAAGTTCTGAACCGTGATCACGTGATCTGCCACCTCGACGATGGTGCGGACCTGTTCATGGAACTGACCGTCAACACCGGTAAAGGCTACGTTTCGGCAGAGAAGAACAAACCGGAAGACGCACCCATCGGTCTGATCCCGATTGATGCGATCTACTCGCCGGTGAAAAAGGTCTCCTACGACGTTCAGCCGACCCGTGAAGGTCAGGTTCTGGACTATGACAAGCTGACCATGAAGGTTGAAACCGATGGTTCCGTTACGCCGGACGACGCCGTGGCCTATGCTGCGCGCATCCTGCAGGACCAACTGTCGATCTTCGTCAACTTCGACGAGCCGGAATCGGCTGGCCGCCAGGACGAGGACGATGGTCTCGAGTTCAACCCGCTTCTGCTGAAGAAAGTGGACGAGCTGGAGCTTTCCGTGCGTTCGGCAAACTGCCTGAAGAACGACAACATCGTTTACATCGGCGATCTGATCCAGAAGACCGAAGCAGAGATGCTGCGTACGCCGAACTTCGGCCGCAAGTCGCTGAACGAGATCAAAGAAGTGCTGTCGGGCATGGGCCTGCATCTTGGCATGGATGTCGAGGACTGGCCGCCGGACAACATCGAAGATCTGGCCAAGAAATTCGAAGATTCGTTCTGA
- a CDS encoding tetratricopeptide repeat-containing sulfotransferase family protein, translated as MIASRDLGIATSYLNSGAYKPALKIAKRLQKTTPRDPHPFNIAGICLSAMNKLPEAIAQFQRAMKIDPGFIDARHNLAQTLILAGRHAQAIKIVEPLRDSDPTACFFLAQAHVHLGDLTAAEVAINQAVTLRPSFAPAQNLRGLILANLGEETDAIAAYEAALALDPNNVETLVNISLPLARQNRHAEGHEMVERAVQLAPEHIGARLRLGTSFIEAGRFEEAKEQFRAVLALHPAQTQAFEQLSLLLDRDEMKTLARPAQKALGKLRSGSVEAAELQFALSRIEDAMGDRQAAAKARERANGILAKQLRYDEEEDTRQTERILSRFPDITPSPTDKPDGPYPIYVLGLPRSGTSLVEAMLSRLPNVETLGERAATGFLVQDFVSSDIPFDAEAARIFTNKDAARLPPYPDDTRAYVDKMPENYRYIGFLKTAYPHCKIVHVRRDPRDVALSMWKSHFTGTALSYTYDQTALAWRVGLYARLMQHWQTVFPDQILTVDYEDLVADPVTGSRAIADYCGLEWSPEMAAPEGSSAPTLTMSASQIRQPVHQRSIGGWRAQAAELAEFLEALDTSLWPDLAD; from the coding sequence ATGATTGCGAGTCGGGACCTCGGTATAGCTACCTCTTATCTCAACTCAGGCGCCTACAAACCGGCCCTGAAGATTGCAAAACGCCTGCAAAAGACGACTCCGCGGGATCCACATCCGTTTAACATCGCTGGCATCTGTCTTTCGGCCATGAACAAGCTGCCCGAGGCGATCGCACAGTTTCAGCGCGCGATGAAGATTGATCCGGGCTTTATCGACGCGCGGCACAATCTGGCACAGACCCTGATTCTGGCAGGGCGCCACGCGCAAGCTATCAAGATTGTCGAACCCCTGCGGGACAGCGACCCGACCGCCTGTTTTTTCCTGGCGCAGGCGCATGTGCACCTTGGCGATCTCACCGCGGCAGAGGTTGCGATCAATCAAGCGGTGACCTTGCGCCCGTCATTTGCGCCTGCCCAGAATCTGCGCGGCCTGATCCTTGCCAACCTTGGCGAAGAGACGGATGCAATCGCGGCCTACGAAGCGGCGCTAGCGCTTGATCCGAACAACGTGGAGACCCTCGTCAACATCAGCCTCCCGCTGGCCCGCCAGAACAGACACGCCGAAGGCCACGAGATGGTTGAACGTGCCGTACAGCTCGCGCCCGAGCACATTGGTGCCCGGCTCCGGCTCGGAACCTCATTCATCGAGGCCGGACGGTTCGAAGAGGCCAAAGAACAATTCCGGGCTGTCCTGGCCCTGCACCCCGCGCAGACACAGGCGTTTGAACAATTGTCGCTGTTGCTCGACAGGGACGAGATGAAAACCCTGGCCCGCCCCGCACAAAAGGCGCTCGGCAAACTCCGCTCAGGCTCGGTCGAAGCTGCCGAACTGCAGTTTGCCTTGTCCCGGATCGAAGATGCCATGGGGGACCGGCAGGCCGCCGCCAAGGCGCGCGAGCGTGCAAACGGTATCCTTGCAAAACAATTGCGCTATGACGAAGAGGAAGACACCCGGCAGACTGAGCGCATCCTGAGCCGCTTTCCGGACATCACTCCCTCTCCGACCGACAAACCCGACGGACCATATCCCATCTATGTCCTCGGCCTACCCCGCTCCGGCACCTCGCTGGTCGAGGCAATGCTGAGCCGCCTGCCAAATGTGGAAACGTTGGGCGAACGCGCGGCAACCGGGTTTCTGGTTCAGGATTTCGTGAGCAGCGACATTCCGTTTGATGCCGAGGCGGCGCGTATCTTTACCAATAAAGATGCAGCGCGGCTGCCCCCCTACCCTGACGATACGCGCGCCTATGTCGACAAGATGCCGGAAAACTACCGCTACATCGGGTTTCTCAAAACGGCCTATCCGCATTGCAAGATCGTGCACGTACGGCGTGACCCACGCGACGTGGCCTTGTCGATGTGGAAATCGCACTTCACGGGTACAGCCCTGTCCTACACCTACGACCAGACGGCCTTGGCGTGGCGCGTCGGCCTATATGCGCGCCTCATGCAGCACTGGCAAACCGTATTCCCGGATCAGATCCTGACTGTCGACTACGAAGACCTTGTTGCAGACCCGGTGACGGGCAGCCGCGCAATTGCAGATTATTGTGGGCTGGAATGGTCACCGGAAATGGCCGCGCCGGAAGGCAGCAGCGCACCGACCCTGACGATGAGCGCCTCGCAAATCCGCCAGCCGGTTCACCAAAGATCCATTGGCGGTTGGCGTGCGCAGGCCGCTGAATTGGCTGAATTCCTTGAGGCCCTAGACACGAGCCTGTGGCCGGATCTCGCGGACTGA